GTGCGGCGATCGTCACGGGGCGCCGGGCGGCCGCGAACGTGTCGGCCGCGGCGCGCAGCTCGGCCTCCGTGCGGCCCTCGGCGAGCCGGAACGGCGCCTTCAGCGTCGCGTGGAAGCCGTACCGGCGGGCGTCGACCGTGAGGTCGCGGAACTCCTCCCGCGCGTACCAGGCCTCCACCGCCTCCCGCAGTCGCAGGGCCTCCGGAGCGTCCTCCCGGGCGCCATCTGCCTCGAACTGCCGCAATACGGCCCCGGAAAGCGGCACTTCGGGGAAAGTCCCGCCGCCGAGCGCGCCCGGCAGCGCGTACACCGCGTACCGGGTCATGACGGAGCTCCCGCCGGCTGGGGCGTGAAGGCGCGCACGTCGACGACGGCGTCGCCGACCGCGTCGCGCACGTCGGCGTCATGGAAGATCGCCAGCATCCCGACCCCGCGGGCCAGGCGCTCGCGGATCAGCCCGATCACGACCTCGCGGTTGCGCGCGTCGAGCGAGGCGGTCGGCTCGTCGAGCAGCAGCAGGGGCCGCTCGGCGATGAAGCCGCGGGCGATGTTGACGCGCTGCTGCTCGCCGCCCGAGAACGTCGCGGGCGGCAGCGTCCACAGCCGCTCGGGGATGCTGAGCCGCGCCAGCAGCTCGCCAGCGCGCTCGCGCGCGGCCCCTCGGGCGACGCCGCGCTCGACGAGCGGCTCTGCCACCACGTCGAGCGCCGGCACGCGGGGCACGGCGCGCAGGAACTGGCTCACGTAGCCCATGGTCTCGCGTCGCGCGGCGAGCACCTCGCGCGGCTGCGCAGTCGCGAGGTCGAGCACGCCGCCCGCGTGCGAGAGCAGGATGCGGCCCGCGTCGGCGCCGTAGCTGCCGAACACCATCTTCATGACGGTGCTCTTGCCGGAGCCCGACTCGCCGCCGAGGACGACGCAGTGCCCGCGCGGCACCTCGAAGCTCAGCCCGCGCAGCACCGGCAGCCGCTGCGCGCCCTGCAGGTGCAGCGTGAAGGTCTTGTCGACGTCCTCGACCGACAGGACGAGGTTCGGATTCATGGTGAGGGTCACGGATCAGCCTTGCAGGATCGAGGAGACGAGCAGCTGGGTGTACGCGGCCTGGGGATCGTCGAGCACCCGATCCGTCAGGCCCGACTCGATCACCGCGCCGTCCTTCATGACGAGCGTGCGGTGCGAGATGAGGCGCGCGACCGCGAGGTCGTGCGTGACGATCACGACCGACAGACCCAGGTCGGCGACGAGCGAGCGGATCAGGTCGAGCAGGCGCGCCTGCACCGACACGTCCAGGCCGCTCGTCGGCTCGTCCATGAAGACGAGCTTCGGCCCGAACACGAGGTTGCGGGCGATCTGCAGGCGCTGGCGCATGCCGCCCGAGAACGTCGCGGGGGCATCGTCGATCCGGTTCGCGGGGATCTCCACCCGAGCGAGCCATTCCTGCGCCTGCGCGCGGATGGTGCCGAAGTGGCGCAGGCCGTTGGCCATGAGCGGCTCGCCGATGTTGCCTCCCGCGCTGACATGCATGCGCAGGCCATCGGCCGGGTTCTGGTGCACGAAGCCCCACTCGGTGCGCCATAGCCGGCGCACGTCGCGCTCCGTGAGCGAGGACAGGTCGGCGAGCTGATCGCCCATCCGGTAACGGAGGGATCCCTCATCCACCGACAGGCGCTGCGACAGCATCCCGAGCAGCGTGGACTTGCCGGATCCGGACTCGCCGACGACCGCGAGCACCTCGCCGGGCCACAGGTCGAAGCTCACGTCGCGGCAGCCGAACCGGTCGCGGTAGCGGTGACCGGCGCCCGTGACGCTCAGCAGCGGGGTCTCGTCCGTCACGACACCGCCTCCTCTCGTGCGTTCCTGGCGGCGGTCCGCTCACAGTGATCCGTGTCGGAGCAGACGTACATCACTCCAC
The Microbacterium sp. JZ31 genome window above contains:
- the phnL gene encoding phosphonate C-P lyase system protein PhnL; the encoded protein is MTLTMNPNLVLSVEDVDKTFTLHLQGAQRLPVLRGLSFEVPRGHCVVLGGESGSGKSTVMKMVFGSYGADAGRILLSHAGGVLDLATAQPREVLAARRETMGYVSQFLRAVPRVPALDVVAEPLVERGVARGAARERAGELLARLSIPERLWTLPPATFSGGEQQRVNIARGFIAERPLLLLDEPTASLDARNREVVIGLIRERLARGVGMLAIFHDADVRDAVGDAVVDVRAFTPQPAGAPS
- the phnK gene encoding phosphonate C-P lyase system protein PhnK, giving the protein MTDETPLLSVTGAGHRYRDRFGCRDVSFDLWPGEVLAVVGESGSGKSTLLGMLSQRLSVDEGSLRYRMGDQLADLSSLTERDVRRLWRTEWGFVHQNPADGLRMHVSAGGNIGEPLMANGLRHFGTIRAQAQEWLARVEIPANRIDDAPATFSGGMRQRLQIARNLVFGPKLVFMDEPTSGLDVSVQARLLDLIRSLVADLGLSVVIVTHDLAVARLISHRTLVMKDGAVIESGLTDRVLDDPQAAYTQLLVSSILQG